The proteins below are encoded in one region of Ferroplasma acidiphilum:
- a CDS encoding MFS transporter: MDRRVFYLGLTRLIRASGRVSSFIFLPLIFVFIYHISFIETGIVLGVAILLMSAIQYYSGILTDRIGRRVFLILIPIPAGLLYISMYFTVLYRLPVMLLIGLFYSTIAINALQYPAIQASIADVTSLKQRLSGYTEIRVMANAGAAIGPILGAILSVYGFQYIFLMAGIATFIEIIILYFNVKETYFPSKIEYLTKNDIKLAYKDRFFILFIIIGIIMAFVLRQRGASLTLYAFDFEGLPILYLAYIYSLNGILVVLLQYPIFKLMNRETRPVLFRSVGMLFYFLGFIVLMFSKNIDYFLLSMGIMTVGEDFVAPTTQTIITSIAPNNMKGTYIGIYNLFISFGSFSGSIVGLYMLSYYESATATFWLLIAMSSLVVSVLYLAINNAFLKRMNLSIKKKISSYKKTSGQ, encoded by the coding sequence TTGGATAGAAGGGTGTTCTATCTGGGCCTCACAAGGCTAATACGTGCATCGGGCAGGGTATCTTCCTTCATATTCCTGCCTTTAATATTTGTTTTTATATACCACATATCATTTATAGAAACTGGAATAGTTTTGGGCGTTGCAATTTTATTGATGTCTGCAATACAGTATTATTCCGGAATATTGACCGATAGAATTGGGCGTAGAGTATTTTTAATATTAATCCCTATCCCCGCAGGATTGTTGTATATATCTATGTATTTTACCGTACTTTACAGGCTTCCTGTCATGTTATTGATAGGGCTGTTCTATTCAACAATTGCCATAAATGCATTGCAATATCCCGCTATACAGGCTTCAATAGCTGATGTCACATCCCTGAAGCAGAGATTATCGGGCTATACTGAAATAAGGGTCATGGCAAATGCCGGTGCGGCTATAGGGCCTATACTCGGTGCTATTTTATCTGTTTACGGCTTTCAATACATATTCCTAATGGCAGGTATAGCAACGTTCATAGAAATAATAATATTATATTTCAACGTTAAAGAAACCTATTTCCCGTCTAAAATAGAATACTTAACAAAGAATGACATCAAACTGGCATATAAGGACAGGTTTTTTATTTTATTTATAATTATAGGCATTATCATGGCCTTTGTTTTAAGGCAAAGAGGGGCATCATTAACACTGTATGCATTTGACTTTGAGGGGTTGCCAATACTTTATTTGGCTTATATTTACTCACTGAACGGCATTCTCGTAGTTTTATTGCAGTATCCCATTTTCAAACTAATGAACAGGGAAACAAGGCCCGTATTGTTCCGGTCAGTGGGCATGCTATTCTATTTTCTGGGTTTTATAGTTCTTATGTTTTCAAAAAACATAGACTATTTCCTTTTATCCATGGGGATTATGACTGTCGGTGAAGATTTTGTTGCACCTACAACACAGACAATAATAACTTCCATTGCCCCAAACAACATGAAGGGAACTTACATAGGGATATATAATTTATTCATAAGCTTTGGTTCATTTTCAGGTTCAATAGTCGGATTGTATATGCTATCATATTACGAAAGTGCAACGGCTACATTCTGGCTTTTAATTGCCATGAGTAGCCTCGTAGTTTCTGTATTATATTTAGCAATTAACAATGCATTCTTAAAGCGTATGAATTTAAGCATTAAAAAGAAGATTTCATCTTATAAAAAAACCTCCGGGCAATAA
- a CDS encoding DsrE family protein, producing the protein MSGKYLIIISSGLDQKGKMIVGLNFAKNIYRKKLAEDVKVVFFGPSEESLAKHDPDVDTLLKILRDMNVIQIACSGYAVAKNVSEDISKIGMKLEDVSDTITNFADQGYRIITF; encoded by the coding sequence ATGTCTGGAAAATACCTTATAATAATATCTTCTGGTCTTGACCAGAAAGGGAAGATGATTGTTGGGCTAAATTTTGCAAAGAACATTTACAGGAAAAAACTGGCAGAAGATGTTAAAGTCGTATTCTTTGGGCCAAGCGAAGAGTCTCTGGCAAAGCATGATCCTGATGTTGACACCCTCTTAAAAATACTGAGAGATATGAACGTTATACAGATTGCCTGCAGTGGATATGCTGTTGCCAAGAATGTAAGTGAAGATATATCAAAAATAGGAATGAAGCTGGAAGACGTTTCTGATACTATTACTAATTTTGCGGATCAGGGTTATAGAATAATAACATTCTGA
- a CDS encoding DUF2283 domain-containing protein codes for MKIQYDIVADTLYIYLTNLKIVDTIPDNKNENIFLMYQNMEK; via the coding sequence ATGAAAATTCAATATGATATCGTAGCCGACACTTTATATATATACCTAACTAATTTAAAAATTGTTGACACCATTCCTGATAATAAAAATGAGAATATTTTTTTGATGTATCAAAATATGGAAAAATAG
- a CDS encoding type II toxin-antitoxin system VapC family toxin, which translates to MNILDTSSIFNLFQRGKYTEIMDNATIPLAVYEVGNVIWKNSNIKNTITQEEAKDIGSVLFELINSIEQVIPTWSSVLSLALKEGLTFYDSSFLVSAIEKGYGLITDDIKLFRVASSRITVRMSRDL; encoded by the coding sequence ATGAATATATTAGATACCTCTTCAATATTTAACCTGTTCCAGCGGGGCAAGTATACGGAAATCATGGATAATGCAACTATACCTCTTGCAGTTTATGAAGTTGGAAACGTTATATGGAAAAACAGTAATATTAAGAATACAATAACACAGGAAGAAGCAAAAGATATTGGTTCAGTTTTATTTGAGTTGATTAATTCTATAGAACAGGTTATTCCGACATGGTCTTCTGTATTGTCCCTTGCCTTGAAGGAGGGCCTAACATTCTATGATTCGTCATTTCTTGTATCTGCAATAGAAAAAGGCTATGGCCTAATAACTGACGATATAAAACTATTTAGAGTTGCAAGTTCCAGGATAACTGTAAGGATGAGTAGAGACCTTTAA
- a CDS encoding type II toxin-antitoxin system VapC family toxin yields the protein MEYIDTNILISLIDKNDSKYNLANKLMKNYDNKIITELNLLEIKSVLSRSGVIEEEIEALDEYLLIKNDIKIVDIDFNRSINTGIDIINSIKLKTLDCLHIANAIIIHADKFITFDKDFKNKERTIKEFGIEIIYPL from the coding sequence ATGGAATACATAGATACGAATATTTTAATTTCCCTTATTGATAAAAATGACAGTAAATACAATCTAGCCAATAAATTAATGAAAAATTACGATAATAAAATTATTACTGAATTAAATCTACTTGAAATAAAAAGTGTTTTGTCCAGATCCGGTGTAATTGAAGAGGAAATAGAGGCATTAGATGAGTATCTATTAATAAAAAATGATATAAAAATAGTTGATATTGATTTTAACAGAAGCATAAATACCGGAATAGATATAATAAATTCTATAAAATTAAAAACACTGGATTGCCTGCATATTGCCAATGCTATTATAATACATGCGGATAAATTTATCACCTTTGATAAAGATTTTAAAAATAAGGAAAGAACTATTAAAGAATTTGGAATAGAAATAATATACCCATTGTGA
- a CDS encoding cation:proton antiporter domain-containing protein, producing the protein MYGLSDSLLALLFIGALLLLAKLGEGLFEKFRIVSYVAAIIIGIIIGPGVLGLITILPNISLFISLGINFLLFTGGALEFKELETKKLLNPSNILTGVIEFILPFGLISFVVYYIFHSVLIALIVGLVTGMSSAGPLTRLLTDTGLNHTEEGNSIFQQVVTMEISGVILFSFLADLYGKVVTIYLVLKIAMELVVSLVFILLFSRYVLTRLLVKIDFSARANETVIAVIIGFVLVLGFVGQLYGFNSAIIALFIGISLREFINERPLVAEKVSTFTYGFFEPLFFIGLGLYFVKITLPLITLGLLIFAIAIILKPIAGTITSRFMHVDTWKNAFGTSVHGGVDAALLVVALGLSLIGRYDYSAVMIAITLLTVVIPALFNVKAPVVKTKKSNYVWEMVNAEFKNLKACDIASSFQSVSVNSKNPISLAFKMCTDLNARAVIVINSKLKVLGQLTLSDMVTMGHNQLRTLSVYQGKIVPAAKVLCDSPATDLIKIFKEYDPPIVAVVDKSGKFIGTILEREILKHVAGILDSDKQ; encoded by the coding sequence ATGTACGGACTATCCGACTCACTTCTTGCACTTTTATTTATCGGTGCATTGTTGCTACTCGCCAAACTTGGAGAGGGGTTATTCGAAAAATTCAGGATCGTTTCATATGTTGCGGCAATAATAATTGGAATAATTATAGGCCCGGGAGTACTGGGGCTGATAACAATACTTCCAAACATTTCCCTATTTATATCCCTTGGAATTAATTTTCTGCTTTTTACGGGAGGTGCCCTGGAATTCAAGGAACTGGAAACAAAAAAGCTTCTGAATCCTTCAAACATATTGACCGGCGTAATTGAGTTCATACTTCCATTTGGTTTAATATCATTTGTTGTATACTACATATTTCACAGTGTCCTCATAGCCCTGATTGTGGGCCTGGTAACAGGAATGAGCAGTGCCGGCCCTTTAACAAGGCTACTGACAGACACAGGGCTGAATCATACTGAAGAGGGAAATAGCATTTTCCAGCAGGTTGTAACAATGGAAATATCCGGAGTTATACTATTTTCATTCCTTGCTGACCTCTACGGAAAAGTAGTTACCATATACCTGGTTCTCAAAATAGCAATGGAGCTCGTTGTATCACTTGTTTTTATACTATTATTTTCAAGATATGTACTGACAAGGCTACTGGTGAAGATAGATTTCAGTGCCAGAGCCAATGAAACTGTAATAGCAGTTATAATCGGGTTTGTCCTTGTACTTGGATTTGTCGGGCAGCTATATGGATTTAACTCAGCTATTATTGCCCTTTTTATAGGAATCTCCCTGAGAGAGTTTATTAACGAGAGGCCACTTGTTGCCGAAAAAGTATCAACATTTACATATGGATTTTTTGAACCCCTGTTTTTTATTGGCCTTGGCCTCTATTTTGTTAAGATTACACTGCCACTTATCACCCTTGGACTTTTGATTTTTGCAATAGCCATTATATTAAAGCCAATAGCAGGCACCATAACCTCAAGGTTCATGCATGTGGATACATGGAAAAACGCCTTCGGAACATCGGTGCACGGGGGCGTGGACGCAGCTTTGCTTGTTGTTGCTCTTGGATTATCCCTCATTGGCAGGTATGATTATTCTGCAGTCATGATAGCAATAACGTTATTGACTGTGGTAATACCGGCATTGTTTAATGTTAAGGCACCGGTGGTCAAAACTAAAAAGTCAAATTATGTCTGGGAAATGGTAAACGCTGAATTCAAAAATTTGAAGGCATGTGATATAGCAAGTTCCTTCCAGTCTGTGTCGGTAAATAGTAAAAATCCTATAAGCCTGGCATTTAAAATGTGTACAGACTTAAATGCAAGGGCTGTTATAGTAATAAATTCAAAATTGAAGGTTCTCGGGCAGCTTACGCTAAGTGATATGGTTACCATGGGGCATAACCAGTTAAGGACACTATCAGTATACCAGGGAAAGATAGTTCCGGCAGCAAAGGTACTTTGCGATTCTCCTGCAACCGACCTGATTAAAATATTCAAGGAATATGACCCGCCTATAGTTGCGGTAGTTGACAAATCGGGAAAATTTATAGGAACTATACTGGAGAGGGAAATATTGAAGCACGTAGCAGGTATCCTGGACAGTGATAAGCAATAA
- a CDS encoding acetamidase/formamidase family protein: protein MKVIDGFKNENLHFRWSPANIPVEHVSPGETLTIKIPDSSTKQIQKDFNSEDLKKIDDSKVDAAVGPVYVDGAEKGDTLKIEIKSIEVGTWGWSAIMKDFGALSPEFDDRLVIWDINKTEARCMNKGFLDNVKIPVNPFLGIIGTAPGNGEFGMIPPRNFGGNMDNKFLSAGSVLYLPVNVNGALLSFADPHASQGDGEVCGTAIETSCTAVVKVDLIKGKAIKYPRIESRGNAGTDCIISMGIEDSLEP from the coding sequence ATGAAAGTAATAGATGGATTTAAAAATGAAAACTTGCATTTCAGATGGTCTCCGGCAAATATTCCTGTGGAACATGTGTCCCCTGGAGAAACGCTAACCATTAAAATTCCGGATTCATCAACAAAGCAGATCCAGAAAGATTTTAATAGTGAGGACCTTAAGAAAATAGACGACTCTAAGGTAGATGCAGCTGTGGGGCCGGTGTATGTAGATGGGGCTGAAAAAGGAGATACTTTGAAAATAGAAATAAAAAGCATAGAAGTAGGAACATGGGGATGGAGCGCAATAATGAAAGACTTTGGTGCCCTGAGCCCGGAGTTTGATGATAGGCTCGTAATATGGGATATAAATAAAACAGAAGCCAGATGCATGAATAAAGGCTTTCTTGACAATGTAAAGATACCGGTAAACCCTTTCCTTGGCATCATCGGAACTGCTCCTGGAAATGGAGAATTTGGGATGATACCACCGAGGAATTTTGGCGGGAATATGGACAATAAATTTTTAAGTGCCGGTTCTGTACTTTACCTGCCGGTCAATGTAAATGGTGCACTGCTTTCATTTGCCGATCCCCACGCATCCCAGGGCGATGGCGAGGTTTGCGGGACTGCCATAGAGACATCCTGCACAGCTGTGGTGAAAGTAGATTTGATAAAAGGGAAGGCAATAAAATATCCCAGGATAGAGTCCAGAGGAAATGCCGGAACTGATTGCATAATCTCTATGGGCATAGAAGATAGTTTAGAACCTTAA
- a CDS encoding transposase, whose protein sequence is MEEWVKDVLQEEKRKRKIPLEVKRLNGNYYLYHSTTKYDKEKHGARKVSDYIGRITENGIVSNDNSRSVYEYGNSELIYSVSKDIIKLLKKYFPDTWESIYAMSVVRLISYTPMKSIKERWDKLYMSRYINAHVSPNTLTDLLIETGSDISSQYDLFNDLMHDSMKLAFDLSSIFSRSENINMAEKGHNHEHEYIPQINIAMVFDLDYYKPVFLKSLDGSVRDIKSLRKVLEEINFNGVLVMDRGFASYSLADEINNKFIMPLRRNNKIIDYNAIFKSSFMYRDRGILCTSYKYGKYYVYIFQDQLLMSEEANTFISLIADNKKSQDDYNSASKVFGKIAILSNIDDKPENIYLMYKQREEIEQSFDAMKNELENDKSYLSNDDSIRGYFFISFVSLYIYYSIFVLIRAAGLTDKLSVKDALLKYSRVYRIVHNSKEIISEVPASSERIDEQLGTNIFPKKLGS, encoded by the coding sequence ATGGAAGAATGGGTAAAGGATGTACTGCAAGAAGAAAAAAGGAAAAGGAAGATTCCACTTGAGGTGAAGAGGCTAAACGGCAATTATTATTTATACCATTCAACAACTAAATATGATAAGGAAAAGCATGGTGCAAGGAAAGTATCTGATTACATTGGAAGAATTACAGAGAATGGCATAGTAAGCAATGACAATTCCAGGTCTGTGTATGAATATGGAAATTCAGAATTAATATACTCTGTATCAAAGGATATAATAAAACTATTGAAGAAATACTTCCCGGATACATGGGAATCAATATATGCAATGTCAGTGGTAAGGCTAATAAGCTATACACCGATGAAAAGCATTAAGGAAAGATGGGATAAACTGTACATGTCCAGATATATCAATGCGCATGTATCGCCCAATACATTGACAGACCTTCTTATTGAAACAGGTTCAGATATCAGCAGCCAGTATGATCTATTCAATGATTTAATGCACGATTCCATGAAGCTTGCATTTGATCTATCATCAATATTCTCAAGGTCAGAGAATATAAATATGGCAGAGAAGGGGCATAACCATGAGCATGAGTATATACCACAGATAAATATTGCAATGGTATTTGACTTAGATTACTATAAGCCTGTTTTCCTTAAATCATTGGATGGTTCTGTAAGGGATATAAAATCTTTAAGGAAGGTACTGGAAGAGATTAATTTTAATGGAGTATTAGTAATGGACAGGGGGTTTGCATCATATTCCTTAGCGGATGAAATAAATAATAAATTCATAATGCCATTGAGGAGGAATAATAAGATTATTGATTATAATGCTATATTCAAGTCAAGCTTCATGTACAGGGACAGGGGAATACTTTGTACATCATATAAATATGGAAAATATTATGTATACATATTTCAGGACCAGCTGTTGATGTCAGAGGAGGCAAATACATTCATATCATTGATAGCTGACAATAAGAAGAGCCAGGATGATTATAATAGTGCATCTAAAGTATTCGGCAAGATTGCAATATTGTCAAATATAGATGACAAACCTGAAAATATATACCTAATGTATAAGCAGAGGGAAGAGATAGAACAGTCATTTGATGCTATGAAGAATGAATTGGAAAATGACAAGTCATACTTGAGCAATGATGATTCCATAAGGGGATATTTCTTTATTTCATTTGTATCATTATACATATATTACTCAATATTTGTGTTAATAAGGGCCGCAGGATTGACTGATAAATTATCTGTAAAGGATGCATTATTAAAATATTCAAGGGTTTACAGGATTGTACACAACAGTAAGGAAATTATTTCAGAGGTTCCTGCATCATCCGAAAGGATAGATGAACAATTAGGTACAAATATATTCCCTAAAAAGTTGGGGAGTTAA
- a CDS encoding ATP-dependent DNA ligase: protein MLFSEASKKFMEMESTTKRLELTSILGSLLENAGDDLKELVYLIQGKLAPDYEGIEFGVSGKLIVKSLAAISGMDEEEVNKLFYKNGDLGITASEIREKMEQKPLFREDLTVHYVYTRLMELAKSAGHGSVKGKTDIYADLMVNSYPEDIKYITRIIMGKLRLGVADSTILDSLVHAFFSKDNADMVETAYNFHPDIGLIATLLQKGDIKAISNIGPEPLIPFKVMLAERLRSIDDIREKMNHHVSFEYKYDGLRTELHKKGDKIKIFSRGLEETTENFPDIIENFKKSYSFESIIIDGESVPFNPDTGELFPFQMVSKRRGRKYQITEKSTEIPLVMFIFDILELNGRILVNLPYEERRKILEENFVDNEHFRLATRLSSDDSEEINKFFEQSIEDGCEGIVAKDTSDESVYRAGARGWLWIKFKRDYQKELADSMDLVIIGAFNGRGRRAGAYGALLMASYNEETHAFESVTKLGTGFSDEVLFSLPKMLSDLVRDHKPAMVESKMVPDIWIYPQIVMEIQGAEITVSPIHTCAFGKIEKDSGLALRFPRLIKIRDDKNAEDATTTNEIIELYKMQKKTK from the coding sequence ATGTTATTTTCAGAAGCCAGCAAAAAATTCATGGAGATGGAATCGACAACGAAGAGGCTTGAACTCACATCAATACTGGGTTCATTGCTTGAAAATGCAGGGGATGACCTGAAGGAACTGGTATATTTAATACAGGGCAAGCTGGCACCGGATTATGAGGGTATAGAATTTGGAGTTTCGGGGAAGCTTATAGTGAAATCCCTTGCAGCCATATCCGGAATGGATGAGGAAGAAGTCAACAAATTGTTTTACAAGAATGGCGACCTTGGTATAACTGCCTCTGAAATCAGGGAAAAAATGGAACAGAAGCCACTTTTCAGGGAAGACCTTACCGTACACTATGTGTATACAAGGCTTATGGAACTTGCAAAATCAGCAGGGCATGGAAGTGTAAAGGGGAAAACAGATATTTATGCGGACCTCATGGTAAATTCATATCCTGAAGATATAAAGTATATTACGAGGATAATCATGGGGAAACTCAGGTTAGGCGTTGCAGATTCCACAATACTTGATTCCCTGGTGCATGCATTTTTCTCTAAAGATAATGCGGATATGGTAGAAACAGCTTACAATTTTCATCCAGACATAGGGCTTATAGCAACGCTCCTGCAGAAAGGCGATATAAAGGCCATAAGCAACATAGGCCCTGAGCCATTGATTCCATTCAAGGTAATGCTTGCAGAAAGGCTGAGGTCCATCGATGATATAAGGGAAAAAATGAACCACCACGTATCATTTGAGTATAAATATGATGGGCTCAGGACAGAGTTGCACAAAAAAGGGGATAAAATTAAGATTTTTTCAAGAGGGCTTGAGGAAACAACTGAAAATTTCCCGGATATTATAGAAAATTTCAAAAAGAGCTATTCATTTGAATCCATAATAATTGATGGAGAATCGGTTCCGTTTAATCCCGATACAGGGGAATTGTTCCCATTCCAGATGGTTTCCAAAAGGAGGGGAAGAAAATATCAGATTACAGAAAAATCCACTGAAATACCCCTTGTTATGTTTATTTTTGATATACTTGAGCTCAATGGAAGGATACTTGTTAACCTCCCATACGAAGAAAGGCGTAAAATTCTTGAAGAAAATTTTGTAGATAATGAGCACTTTAGGCTGGCAACAAGATTGTCCTCGGATGATTCTGAAGAGATTAACAAATTCTTTGAACAGAGCATAGAGGATGGGTGTGAAGGCATTGTTGCGAAGGATACATCTGATGAATCTGTTTACCGTGCAGGGGCTCGTGGGTGGCTTTGGATAAAATTTAAAAGGGATTATCAGAAAGAACTTGCGGATTCCATGGACCTGGTAATTATCGGTGCATTTAATGGCCGTGGAAGGAGGGCAGGGGCATACGGTGCACTCCTCATGGCATCATATAACGAAGAAACACATGCATTCGAGTCAGTCACAAAACTGGGAACAGGATTCAGTGATGAGGTATTATTTTCATTGCCAAAAATGCTCTCTGATCTTGTAAGAGACCACAAACCTGCTATGGTTGAATCAAAAATGGTTCCTGACATCTGGATATATCCACAGATAGTTATGGAAATCCAGGGAGCAGAAATTACTGTAAGCCCTATACATACATGTGCTTTTGGAAAAATAGAGAAAGATTCCGGCCTTGCGTTAAGATTTCCCAGATTAATTAAAATACGTGACGATAAAAACGCTGAAGACGCTACAACTACCAATGAAATTATAGAACTTTATAAAATGCAGAAAAAAACAAAATAA
- a CDS encoding single stranded DNA-binding domain-containing protein translates to MDEITKIKDLTPSSRRVNVVGKVVVLGEPKEIKTRFGEDKSVSEVIVADDTGKITLTLWDDQTKDIRDGEVLKIDNGYISLLRGHMRLNVGKYRAMAESEEEIEPNEELDMSEKEYEYQYNNYNNRYGNQGNRGNGGRGGFGNNNRRSNYNRNDDNEE, encoded by the coding sequence ATGGATGAAATAACCAAAATTAAGGATTTAACACCTTCATCAAGGCGTGTTAATGTTGTTGGGAAGGTTGTAGTACTAGGAGAGCCAAAAGAGATCAAAACCAGATTTGGAGAAGACAAATCAGTAAGTGAGGTTATAGTTGCTGATGATACAGGAAAAATAACACTCACACTGTGGGATGACCAGACCAAAGATATAAGGGATGGAGAAGTTCTTAAAATCGATAACGGATACATTTCCCTGTTGAGAGGCCACATGAGATTAAACGTAGGGAAATACAGAGCCATGGCAGAATCAGAAGAGGAAATAGAGCCGAACGAAGAACTTGATATGAGTGAGAAGGAATACGAATACCAGTACAATAATTACAACAACAGATACGGAAATCAGGGCAACCGTGGAAACGGAGGCCGTGGTGGATTCGGAAACAACAACAGAAGAAGTAATTATAACAGAAACGACGACAACGAAGAGTAA
- a CDS encoding helicase C-terminal domain-containing protein, producing MEKFTPREWQDALISTVSKNLEEKNKIAIEAPTGSGKTSFILYLAFITGKKLIYLTRTHNEFTRLYEDNQKYFNIPALYLYGKSKLCPLKERWYDSEDDGQKNVCKGCPLKDKTIKLDLKNIRSPESFLEDIEADSTELIRQDVESKALGRDTKGNLVTIKKENVKSYCPYYSVRSNMADAQIIAMTYNYLLNPSIRFNVFHGTEGEEMIDLNECYIVFDEAHNLDSVIENFGRTLQIKTVEKAIDMLVKDFPIENYNSYDRIEANLILENLLSNMSSTRGTDSLKLFKFSNDFASRIANLESLRAFSDEFEEKNENRPLNKRSRNYLENVYNFLYDYQRMENGSVYSTINNPEKKDLKLKLMYYDTSGYLSFLRDNSVIFMSGTMPSVDHISKVWNMENVLYLKVDSIFKNAGGLKQYHIVNGYTTLGRYRENLDDWAEMLRKYMQFAIDVYSKSDKSVLVAVPSYRILFGDTYTKTPGIGNYLPESMRANCVFENKKISYSYIEKKAKERKIIIFSVHGGKLLEGIQLVNRGKSLISDVIIAGLPLIPLDDYRKDKIKYLEKVLKKNAYNLLYYEFALIKVKQAAGRSTRSPEDTSSIWLCDDRFDEPFWQSNLLPNTK from the coding sequence ATGGAAAAATTTACCCCCAGGGAATGGCAGGATGCCCTGATAAGCACCGTATCAAAAAACCTTGAGGAGAAAAACAAAATTGCCATAGAGGCACCTACCGGTTCCGGAAAGACCAGCTTCATACTATATCTGGCTTTTATTACAGGGAAGAAATTAATTTACCTTACCAGAACACATAATGAATTCACGAGGCTTTATGAGGATAACCAGAAATATTTCAACATACCCGCTTTATATTTATATGGAAAAAGCAAATTATGCCCGCTTAAAGAGAGGTGGTACGACTCAGAAGATGATGGGCAGAAAAATGTATGCAAAGGGTGCCCCTTGAAGGATAAAACCATAAAGCTTGATCTGAAAAATATAAGGAGCCCGGAGAGTTTTCTGGAAGACATAGAAGCTGATTCTACGGAACTTATCAGGCAGGATGTGGAATCAAAGGCCCTCGGAAGGGATACAAAGGGGAATCTTGTTACAATCAAGAAAGAAAATGTAAAATCCTATTGCCCATATTATTCTGTGCGGTCCAACATGGCAGATGCACAGATAATAGCCATGACATATAACTATCTGTTAAATCCATCAATACGGTTCAATGTTTTTCATGGCACCGAAGGGGAAGAAATGATTGACCTTAATGAATGCTATATAGTTTTTGATGAAGCACATAACCTGGACTCCGTAATAGAAAATTTTGGCCGGACGCTGCAGATAAAAACAGTAGAAAAAGCAATTGATATGCTTGTAAAGGATTTTCCAATTGAAAATTATAATTCATATGATAGAATTGAAGCAAATTTGATACTGGAAAATCTTCTGTCCAATATGAGTTCTACAAGGGGAACCGATAGCCTGAAACTGTTCAAATTTTCCAATGACTTTGCATCAAGGATTGCTAATCTTGAATCACTCAGGGCATTCAGTGATGAATTTGAAGAAAAAAACGAAAACCGGCCATTGAATAAGAGAAGCAGGAATTACCTCGAAAACGTTTACAATTTTCTCTATGATTACCAGAGGATGGAAAATGGTTCAGTATACTCTACTATCAATAATCCGGAAAAAAAAGATTTAAAACTTAAATTGATGTATTATGATACATCCGGCTATCTTTCATTTTTGCGGGATAACTCTGTTATTTTTATGTCCGGAACAATGCCATCCGTCGACCACATCTCAAAGGTATGGAATATGGAAAATGTCCTGTACCTGAAAGTTGATAGCATATTCAAAAACGCCGGTGGGCTAAAGCAATATCATATAGTTAATGGTTATACAACTCTGGGGCGTTACCGCGAAAACCTGGATGATTGGGCTGAAATGCTCAGAAAATATATGCAGTTTGCCATTGACGTTTACTCAAAATCGGATAAAAGTGTACTTGTTGCTGTTCCCTCATATCGCATACTTTTTGGGGACACCTATACAAAAACACCAGGCATAGGTAATTACCTGCCCGAAAGCATGAGGGCAAACTGTGTATTCGAAAACAAGAAAATTTCTTACTCCTATATAGAAAAGAAAGCGAAGGAGAGAAAAATAATTATTTTTTCTGTGCACGGTGGCAAACTTCTTGAGGGCATACAGCTGGTTAACCGTGGAAAAAGCCTGATCAGCGATGTAATCATTGCAGGGCTTCCTCTGATACCCCTTGATGATTACAGAAAGGATAAAATAAAATATCTTGAAAAAGTGCTGAAAAAAAATGCATACAACCTGCTCTATTACGAATTTGCACTTATTAAAGTAAAGCAGGCAGCAGGCAGGTCTACAAGATCCCCAGAGGATACTTCCAGCATATGGCTATGTGATGACAGGTTTGATGAACCTTTCTGGCAATCCAATTTGCTTCCTAACACGAAATAA